A genomic region of Desulfallas thermosapovorans DSM 6562 contains the following coding sequences:
- a CDS encoding flagellin, with the protein MIINHNIAALTAYRNMIIAGNMVTRAIERLSSGLRINRAADDPAGLAISERMRAQIRGLRQASRNAQDGISMIQTAEGALNETHAMIQRIRELVIQGHNGTLSDADRRAIQQEIDQLIEEIGGISNRTEFNTRKLLDGSCDSGAGKGLWLQIGANAGQGMYIQFSNMRADTLGAGAGTGFALSGVNILANSYDDNIAVVDQALGDVSRERGRMGAYINRLEHTINNLDTTAENLIAAESRIRDADMAREIMALVKYSILQQVAMAMLVQANQQAKSVLWLLKQHDNYY; encoded by the coding sequence ATGATAATAAACCATAACATTGCCGCGCTGACCGCTTATAGAAACATGATCATAGCCGGCAACATGGTCACCAGAGCCATAGAAAGGCTTTCTTCAGGCCTCAGAATAAACCGGGCCGCGGACGACCCCGCTGGCCTTGCCATCAGCGAAAGGATGCGGGCACAAATCAGGGGCCTGCGACAGGCCAGCCGCAATGCCCAGGATGGTATCTCCATGATCCAAACCGCCGAGGGTGCTTTAAACGAAACCCACGCCATGATTCAGCGCATCAGGGAACTGGTAATACAGGGGCACAACGGAACATTAAGCGATGCCGACAGAAGAGCTATCCAGCAAGAAATCGACCAGCTGATTGAAGAAATCGGGGGAATATCGAACAGGACGGAATTCAACACCAGGAAGCTCCTGGACGGCAGCTGTGACTCCGGCGCGGGCAAGGGGCTTTGGCTTCAGATAGGGGCCAATGCCGGGCAGGGAATGTACATACAGTTTAGCAATATGAGAGCTGATACATTGGGTGCCGGTGCAGGCACTGGTTTCGCCCTAAGCGGAGTCAATATACTAGCCAACTCCTATGACGACAACATAGCCGTTGTCGATCAGGCCCTCGGGGACGTTTCCCGGGAGCGGGGCAGGATGGGTGCTTACATAAACCGCCTTGAGCACACCATCAACAACCTGGATACCACCGCCGAAAACCTGATCGCCGCCGAGTCCAGGATCAGGGATGCGGACATGGCCAGGGAGATAATGGCGCTGGTCAAGTACAGCATACTCCAGCAGGTGGCCATGGCCATGTTGGTTCAGGCCAACCAGCAAGCGAAAAGCGTCCTGTGGCTTTTGAAGCAGCATGACAATTATTACTGA
- a CDS encoding YjfB family protein, whose translation MDIAALSIIMNQVQLKQDAGIAMLRKAMDAAEKGGSLVNQMLDKVNEGHTVTQVKLPHLGNNIDIFV comes from the coding sequence GTGGACATAGCCGCGCTATCAATAATCATGAACCAGGTCCAGCTGAAGCAGGACGCGGGTATTGCCATGCTGAGGAAAGCCATGGACGCGGCGGAAAAAGGCGGCAGTCTGGTGAACCAGATGCTGGATAAAGTGAACGAAGGGCATACCGTAACCCAGGTGAAACTGCCTCACCTGGGCAATAATATCGATATATTCGTATAG
- a CDS encoding Rpn family recombination-promoting nuclease/putative transposase: MELLDRELDPKYLLDKAARLDILAKTATGALVNIEVQVVNKYNIDKRTLFYWAGLYYGQLGSGEDFIHLRKTITINILGFNWFADAGKYHYTFHIREDQTGELLNDDLEIHFLELRKIAGLKRKPQNDLEEWLLYFNNIQGEEMEEIAMGNPGIRKALTIEQIFLKDKKERRLYELREKAVRDEISMLAGARAEGMAEGEARGIAKGEVKGRADAICMFLDVRFGEASQGLQRKVRYISKLEILDRIINRIYTAASLDDAEAIIDNATK; the protein is encoded by the coding sequence GTGGAGTTACTGGACCGGGAGCTGGACCCCAAATACCTGCTGGATAAAGCCGCCAGGCTTGACATCCTGGCCAAAACAGCTACCGGAGCATTAGTAAACATAGAAGTACAGGTAGTAAACAAATACAATATCGACAAAAGGACCCTGTTCTACTGGGCGGGTCTTTACTACGGCCAACTGGGCAGCGGCGAAGACTTTATCCACCTCAGAAAGACCATCACCATCAACATACTCGGTTTCAACTGGTTTGCAGATGCCGGTAAATACCACTACACTTTTCACATCAGGGAAGACCAAACAGGCGAGTTATTGAACGACGACCTGGAAATTCATTTCCTGGAACTGAGAAAGATTGCCGGGCTGAAGCGCAAGCCGCAAAATGACCTGGAGGAATGGCTGCTATACTTTAACAACATTCAGGGTGAAGAAATGGAGGAAATCGCCATGGGCAACCCGGGAATTCGCAAAGCTTTGACCATAGAGCAGATCTTCTTGAAGGACAAGAAAGAGCGCAGGCTATACGAGCTCAGGGAAAAGGCTGTCAGGGACGAAATTTCCATGCTGGCCGGCGCAAGGGCCGAGGGCATGGCCGAAGGTGAGGCCAGGGGTATAGCCAAAGGTGAGGTTAAGGGCAGGGCCGATGCCATCTGCATGTTTCTTGATGTAAGGTTTGGCGAAGCTTCACAAGGGTTACAAAGAAAGGTAAGGTACATCAGCAAATTAGAGATTTTGGACAGAATTATCAACCGGATTTATACCGCCGCATCGCTGGATGATGCCGAGGCCATCATAGATAACGCCACAAAGTAA
- a CDS encoding Rpn family recombination-promoting nuclease/putative transposase has product MKRINRTNDYLFKRIFGSEEGKDALISFLNAVLKPPPGQELTSVELLDRELDPKYLLDKAARLDILAKTATGALVNIEVQVVNKYNIDKRTLFYWAGLYYGQLGSGEDFIYLRKTITINILGFNWFEDAGKYHYTFHIREDQTGELLNDDLEIHFLELRKIAGLKRKPQNDLEEWLLYFNNIQGEEMEEIAMGNPGIRKALTIEQIFLKDKKERRLYELREKAVRDEISMLAGARAEGRAEGKAEGRADAICMFLDVRFGEASQGLQRKVRYISKLEILDRIINRIYTAASLDDAEAIIDNATK; this is encoded by the coding sequence ATGAAACGCATCAACCGGACCAACGATTACCTGTTCAAAAGGATATTCGGCTCCGAAGAAGGCAAAGATGCACTCATAAGTTTTCTAAACGCAGTGCTGAAACCACCGCCGGGACAGGAATTAACATCGGTGGAGTTACTGGACCGGGAGCTGGACCCCAAATACCTGCTGGATAAAGCCGCCAGGCTTGACATCCTGGCCAAAACAGCTACCGGAGCATTAGTAAACATAGAAGTACAGGTAGTAAACAAATACAATATCGACAAAAGGACCCTGTTCTACTGGGCGGGTCTTTACTACGGCCAACTGGGCAGCGGCGAAGACTTTATCTATCTCAGGAAGACTATCACCATCAACATACTTGGTTTCAACTGGTTTGAAGATGCCGGTAAATACCACTACACTTTTCACATTAGGGAAGACCAAACAGGCGAGTTATTGAACGACGACCTGGAAATTCATTTCCTGGAACTGAGGAAGATTGCCGGGCTGAAGCGCAAGCCGCAAAATGACCTGGAAGAATGGCTGCTATACTTTAACAACATTCAGGGTGAAGAAATGGAGGAAATCGCCATGGGCAACCCGGGAATTCGCAAAGCTTTGACCATAGAGCAGATCTTCTTGAAGGACAAGAAAGAGCGCAGGCTATACGAGCTCAGGGAAAAGGCTGTCAGGGACGAAATATCCATGCTGGCCGGCGCAAGGGCCGAAGGCAGAGCTGAAGGTAAAGCAGAGGGCAGGGCTGATGCCATCTGCATGTTTCTTGATGTAAGGTTTGGCGAAGCTTCACAAGGGTTACAAAGAAAGGTAAGGTACATCAGCAAATTAGAGATTTTGGACAGAATTATCAACCGGATTTATACCGCCGCATCGCTGGATGATGCCGAGGCCATCATAGATAACGCCACAAAGTAA
- a CDS encoding Rpn family recombination-promoting nuclease/putative transposase has protein sequence MVVIKRINRTNDYLFKRIFGSEEGAETTAGTGINIGGVTGPGAGPQIPAG, from the coding sequence TTGGTGGTAATAAAACGCATCAACCGTACCAACGATTACCTGTTCAAAAGGATATTCGGCTCCGAAGAGGGCGCTGAAACCACCGCCGGGACAGGAATTAACATCGGTGGAGTTACTGGACCGGGAGCTGGACCCCAAATACCTGCTGGATAA
- a CDS encoding Rpn family recombination-promoting nuclease/putative transposase, whose protein sequence is MPKIDIPVKKLIELRPADWARYIQPGCREEWVTNFKTSYTPKKESRLDSILKINDPNGPYLLNLEPMGYRDNALPARMLRYRSDIWEATLTEGKGLPSIRQVVIFFYHENDNGLHRLRDTWDKGILEYAYEVIRVWEQRRQPVITAKLVGLYPLLPLMKGENEQETPEQALKECMSVVQEVEDKSLQLDLLAVMAIMAGGRFPEKLVLSMIRREMVMESPIFQEWVKEERAEAEARGEARGRIKGKAEGKAEGKVEAICKYLEVRFGPASAELQRQVRNISSLDELNRIINNIYTTGTVEEARAVVLGTRN, encoded by the coding sequence ATGCCCAAGATCGACATACCGGTAAAGAAACTCATCGAACTAAGACCGGCAGACTGGGCCAGATACATTCAACCAGGCTGCCGAGAAGAATGGGTAACGAACTTCAAGACCAGCTACACCCCCAAGAAAGAATCCAGACTGGACAGTATCCTGAAAATAAACGATCCCAATGGACCGTACCTGCTAAACTTAGAACCGATGGGCTATCGTGATAACGCCCTGCCGGCCAGGATGCTGCGCTACCGGAGTGATATCTGGGAGGCCACCCTGACGGAAGGAAAGGGCCTACCATCCATACGGCAAGTGGTAATATTCTTCTACCATGAAAACGACAACGGCCTGCACCGGTTACGGGACACATGGGACAAGGGAATACTGGAATACGCCTACGAAGTAATCAGAGTGTGGGAACAGCGCAGGCAGCCGGTGATAACGGCGAAACTGGTAGGGCTCTACCCCCTGCTGCCCCTGATGAAAGGTGAAAACGAACAAGAGACACCGGAACAGGCCCTAAAAGAATGCATGAGCGTAGTGCAGGAAGTGGAAGACAAATCACTGCAACTGGACCTGCTGGCGGTAATGGCCATAATGGCTGGCGGCAGGTTCCCGGAGAAACTGGTACTGTCAATGATAAGGAGGGAAATGGTAATGGAATCGCCTATCTTCCAGGAATGGGTTAAAGAAGAAAGAGCGGAGGCTGAGGCCAGGGGTGAGGCCAGGGGCAGGATAAAAGGTAAAGCAGAGGGTAAAGCTGAGGGTAAAGTAGAAGCCATCTGCAAATACCTTGAAGTCAGGTTTGGCCCGGCATCAGCGGAACTGCAGCGGCAGGTGAGAAACATTTCCAGCCTGGACGAACTAAACCGGATAATAAACAACATATACACCACCGGAACGGTTGAAGAAGCCCGAGCGGTTGTGCTGGGAACAAGAAACTAA
- a CDS encoding DUF2920 family protein, whose protein sequence is MSKNYEMTIDGHPNIYNNMSSRKLNIYFSEPDKGVNQETGLLLFIPGFGAHANSNVYKKMRSVFADKYNVITIQCDYFGWEFMQYDHLQETPENFNDMGIMQALDNITAVTLIVEIIKDNNLTFDAGKVIAYGHSHGAYLAYLCNAFAPGLFSLIVDNSAWLFPVYLKSKRYLRVNGSIFVFDYFAKYFIKDFEILYLPILYKNFKNQCIIHSFHGDNDNLISLKDKRNFCLPLKRCFLHEITSENIDNKIFKSNTHGLDADFLLMFDYLINNYNIRFRRKHTLSVSNRRIETKYYNYLFDYASSLPVLKRR, encoded by the coding sequence ATGTCAAAAAACTATGAAATGACTATAGATGGACATCCAAACATATATAACAATATGTCATCAAGAAAATTGAATATATACTTTTCCGAACCAGATAAAGGGGTTAATCAAGAGACGGGACTTTTACTTTTTATTCCTGGTTTTGGTGCCCATGCTAACTCAAATGTTTACAAAAAAATGCGTTCAGTTTTTGCCGACAAGTATAATGTGATTACCATACAATGCGATTATTTTGGGTGGGAGTTTATGCAATATGATCACCTGCAGGAGACACCTGAAAACTTTAATGATATGGGCATAATGCAAGCACTTGATAATATTACGGCTGTTACGCTTATTGTGGAAATTATTAAAGATAATAACTTAACATTTGACGCTGGTAAAGTTATAGCTTATGGGCATTCGCATGGTGCATATTTAGCATATTTATGTAATGCTTTCGCTCCAGGTCTATTTTCGTTAATTGTTGATAATTCAGCATGGTTGTTCCCTGTTTATTTAAAATCCAAAAGATATCTACGCGTTAATGGAAGTATTTTTGTTTTTGATTACTTTGCTAAATATTTTATAAAAGATTTTGAAATACTATACTTGCCAATTTTATATAAAAATTTTAAAAACCAATGTATTATACACTCTTTTCATGGTGATAACGATAATTTAATTTCTTTAAAAGATAAAAGAAATTTTTGCTTACCACTTAAGCGATGTTTTTTGCATGAAATAACATCTGAAAATATTGATAATAAAATTTTTAAATCCAATACTCATGGGCTTGATGCAGATTTTTTATTGATGTTCGATTACTTAATTAATAATTATAATATTAGATTTAGACGTAAACATACACTATCAGTTTCCAACCGTAGAATAGAAACTAAATATTACAATTATTTATTCGATTATGCTAGCTCCCTACCTGTTTTAAAGAGGAGATAG